From Vicinamibacteria bacterium, a single genomic window includes:
- a CDS encoding glycosyltransferase family 2 protein has translation MSTRPLVSIGIVTYNSENEIRYCLESIHSQTYEPLEVVVIDNASKDRTVEHVRSSATALRLSSNERNLGFAAAHNQAIRLTRGEYYLALNPDVVMEPDFVAELVECFTLHAGLGTASGKLLRPAGEDSSPILDSTGIYMSPNLRHLDRGSGQIDVGQFDRPQFVFGASGAAALYARSMLDDVAVDGEFFDEDFFAYREDADLAWRAQLRGWKTLYIPRAVAFHSRRVLPERRRSLPSEINMHSVKNRFLLRIKNQTPYEFVTLFFPSLFRDLQVLGYVLLFERTSLPGLFFVARNFRRTWGKRRQIMSRRRAKGRDMLRWFRRQPVAFEMDIQEESKSAALKAMTASG, from the coding sequence TTGAGCACGAGACCCCTTGTCAGTATCGGAATCGTCACGTACAATTCTGAAAACGAGATCAGATATTGTCTCGAGTCGATTCATTCGCAGACATACGAGCCGCTCGAGGTCGTCGTCATCGACAACGCCTCGAAAGATCGAACCGTGGAGCACGTCCGGTCCTCGGCGACCGCCCTTCGGTTATCGAGCAACGAGCGGAATCTAGGCTTCGCTGCCGCCCACAACCAGGCGATTCGCCTCACCCGGGGGGAGTATTATTTGGCGCTCAACCCCGATGTGGTGATGGAGCCGGATTTCGTGGCCGAGTTAGTGGAATGTTTCACACTTCATGCGGGGCTGGGCACCGCCAGCGGCAAACTGCTCCGGCCCGCCGGCGAAGACTCATCCCCGATTCTCGACAGCACCGGAATCTACATGAGCCCCAACCTGCGACATCTGGACCGAGGATCGGGTCAAATCGATGTGGGTCAATTCGATCGGCCACAGTTCGTTTTTGGTGCGAGCGGCGCTGCGGCGCTCTACGCTCGCAGCATGTTGGACGATGTCGCTGTCGATGGCGAGTTCTTCGACGAAGACTTCTTTGCCTATCGGGAGGATGCCGACCTGGCGTGGCGGGCACAGCTTCGCGGGTGGAAAACGCTGTACATTCCGCGCGCCGTGGCCTTTCATTCGCGCAGAGTGCTTCCGGAAAGACGTCGCAGCTTGCCAAGCGAGATCAACATGCATTCGGTCAAGAACCGTTTCCTGCTTCGGATCAAGAACCAGACTCCTTACGAGTTCGTGACGCTGTTCTTCCCCTCCTTGTTCCGCGACCTCCAGGTGCTGGGTTACGTGCTGTTGTTCGAAAGGACTTCCTTGCCCGGTCTGTTTTTCGTGGCTCGGAACTTCCGCAGGACGTGGGGGAAACGCCGACAAATCATGTCTCGCAGACGAGCGAAAGGTCGTGATATGCTCCGATGGTTTCGTCGACAACCAGTGGCATTCGAGATGGACATTCAGGAGGAATCGAAGTCTGCAGCCTTGAAGGCAATGACCGCGTCAGGATAA
- a CDS encoding glycosyltransferase family 2 protein, protein MSPQDAGPRAGGSQSRSAKKPSLSVVIVSWNASRYTERCLASLIDHAPARPYEVLVVDNGSADGSGEVARRFGPPVRVFELSHNQGFAAASNEGFRNSGNEYVLFLNSDIEVGETALENLCRFMDEHPEAAAAGGKLLGSDGQPQRGFNVRTFPTMMSTVFEVLMVDKLFPRNPVTRRHRMLDFSFSETAEVDQLAGACLLVRRDAFEAVGLFDEAFFPAWFEDVDLCRRLRVGGFRCFFVPGAAFLHRGGVSLDHLEYGQFLEIWYRNLVRFFDKHHGVAASRLLRGLIRLGMLERMTALVIKAPRRGMRRAEALAAYWRVLRESF, encoded by the coding sequence GTGTCCCCGCAGGATGCCGGCCCGAGAGCCGGTGGCTCGCAGAGCCGTTCGGCGAAGAAACCCTCGCTTTCGGTTGTCATCGTGTCCTGGAATGCCTCACGTTACACCGAGCGCTGTCTCGCTTCGCTCATCGACCATGCCCCGGCGCGTCCCTACGAGGTCCTCGTCGTCGACAACGGATCTGCCGACGGCAGCGGCGAAGTGGCGCGCCGCTTCGGTCCTCCCGTGAGAGTGTTCGAGCTTTCGCACAACCAGGGGTTCGCCGCTGCTTCCAACGAGGGCTTTCGCAACAGCGGGAACGAATACGTCCTCTTTCTCAATAGCGACATCGAGGTCGGTGAAACGGCGCTGGAAAACCTGTGCCGCTTCATGGACGAACATCCCGAAGCCGCTGCTGCCGGGGGCAAGCTCCTGGGCTCGGACGGCCAACCTCAGAGAGGATTCAACGTTCGGACCTTTCCCACGATGATGTCCACGGTCTTCGAGGTCTTGATGGTGGACAAACTGTTTCCCCGGAACCCCGTCACCCGTCGACATCGCATGCTGGACTTTTCTTTCTCCGAGACCGCAGAGGTCGATCAATTGGCCGGGGCGTGTCTGCTGGTGCGACGGGACGCCTTCGAAGCCGTGGGTCTCTTCGACGAGGCATTCTTTCCCGCCTGGTTCGAGGATGTGGACCTGTGCCGGCGTCTACGCGTTGGGGGTTTTCGGTGTTTCTTCGTGCCCGGCGCCGCTTTTCTCCATCGCGGAGGAGTCAGCCTGGACCATCTCGAGTACGGGCAATTTCTCGAGATCTGGTACCGCAATCTCGTGCGTTTCTTCGACAAGCATCATGGTGTCGCAGCATCGCGGCTCTTGCGGGGTCTCATCCGCCTGGGCATGCTCGAACGGATGACCGCGCTCGTCATCAAGGCTCCCCGGCGAGGGATGCGTCGCGCCGAGGCGCTCGCCGCCTACTGGCGCGTTCTGAGAGAGTCGTTTTGA